The bacterium genome window below encodes:
- a CDS encoding HD-GYP domain-containing protein: protein MLLFWREREESLKIYFFLFVLSIWLWNLGRLIGGPDNEDPSYYGLRLTIFGLVAMPAAFFYLIRELTREDKIPFVSISVPLVSVFLFFISPPSFEGNSIYWMRVFFVFFILVFGVAFYILSIRYRGKDSGILGDRKGYLLWGGVIALTAASTGLFPFQPTYPLASLVIFCYASLMGYYLATAYRLIDPKRVVKKIMIGAVVGSAVVGTFLLVTVGLGEIAIFPVFLAATFVSLIFQPLSEYTGKAADYLLGINKIQRQDVVEKITQDITSLRDKDSILPSIIRKIIEIMDVWKISFILLDKKRQEYFMSISTGLEKSNYRFKADDLLPTWMFQEKRILLKEEIIENPRFRNIRKEMLEKLEQLEASACLSFFSKDDLLGMLTLGGEDGKYLSGEKLTLLNILGDEITVILENLYLYEDRKENFITSILSLAGAVEAKDVYTRGHCERVASYAEIIAVRLGLSFAEIEAIRRGGYLHDVGKVGIPDAVLLKPGRLSPEEFEVIKKHPVIGARIVEPLKLPDHTYAGIKYHHEMVDGSGYPEGLTGDEIPLAAKIMAVADTYEAITSNRPYRKAKTGKEAILELNIYAGSRFDPKIVEIFTTLERNYSASI, encoded by the coding sequence TTGCTTCTCTTCTGGCGTGAGCGGGAAGAAAGCTTAAAGATATATTTTTTCCTCTTTGTTTTATCTATCTGGCTTTGGAATTTGGGGAGACTCATCGGCGGGCCGGACAATGAAGATCCCTCTTATTATGGGCTGAGACTGACGATCTTCGGCCTGGTTGCCATGCCGGCCGCTTTTTTCTATCTCATTCGGGAACTTACCCGGGAGGATAAAATACCTTTCGTCAGTATTAGTGTACCTTTGGTCAGTGTTTTTCTCTTCTTTATCTCTCCACCCTCTTTTGAGGGAAATTCTATTTACTGGATGAGGGTTTTTTTTGTTTTTTTCATTCTGGTCTTTGGGGTGGCTTTTTATATTCTCTCGATCAGATATAGAGGGAAGGATTCAGGTATTCTGGGAGACCGAAAGGGATATCTTCTTTGGGGAGGGGTAATTGCTTTAACGGCAGCATCCACTGGCCTCTTCCCCTTCCAGCCAACTTATCCACTGGCCTCTTTAGTAATCTTCTGCTACGCCTCGCTAATGGGCTACTATTTAGCTACTGCTTACCGGCTCATTGATCCCAAAAGGGTGGTCAAAAAGATCATGATTGGCGCTGTAGTAGGCAGTGCAGTGGTCGGAACCTTTTTGCTGGTCACTGTTGGTCTAGGGGAAATAGCCATCTTCCCTGTTTTTCTGGCGGCTACGTTCGTGTCTCTTATTTTTCAACCTTTAAGTGAATATACGGGGAAAGCTGCAGATTATCTGCTCGGTATAAACAAAATCCAGCGGCAAGATGTAGTGGAAAAGATTACCCAGGATATTACTTCTCTTCGTGACAAGGATAGCATTTTACCTTCTATAATAAGAAAGATAATTGAGATAATGGATGTTTGGAAGATTTCTTTTATCCTGCTTGATAAAAAAAGGCAGGAATATTTTATGAGTATCTCAACCGGCTTGGAGAAGTCAAATTATAGATTTAAGGCCGATGATTTGCTTCCCACCTGGATGTTTCAGGAAAAAAGAATATTGTTAAAAGAAGAAATAATAGAGAACCCACGTTTCAGAAACATAAGAAAAGAGATGCTTGAGAAATTAGAGCAACTTGAGGCCTCAGCCTGCCTGTCTTTTTTCTCGAAGGATGATCTTCTGGGGATGTTAACCCTGGGAGGAGAAGATGGAAAATACCTGTCAGGCGAGAAGTTAACCCTTCTTAATATATTAGGTGATGAAATAACTGTTATCCTTGAAAATCTGTATCTCTATGAGGATAGAAAAGAAAACTTTATTACCTCTATTCTCTCCTTAGCCGGAGCCGTAGAGGCTAAAGATGTCTATACCCGGGGGCATTGTGAACGAGTCGCTTCTTATGCTGAAATTATAGCCGTCAGGCTTGGCCTCTCCTTTGCTGAAATAGAGGCTATCAGGAGAGGCGGATACCTTCATGATGTAGGCAAAGTAGGCATTCCTGATGCGGTCCTTTTGAAACCCGGCAGATTGTCTCCAGAGGAATTCGAAGTTATAAAGAAGCATCCTGTTATTGGAGCTCGAATTGTCGAGCCTCTTAAGCTGCCCGATCATACTTACGCTGGAATTAAATATCACCATGAAATGGTAGATGGATCAGGTTATCCGGAAGGTTTAACCGGAGATGAAATCCCTCTGGCCGCCAAGATCATGGCTGTGGCTGACACCTATGAGGCTATAACCAGTAATCGTCCTTACCGAAAGGCAAAAACCGGAAAAGAAGCCATCTTAGAACTAAATATCTATGCCGGAAGCCGGTTTGATCCGAAGATTGTCGAGATATTTACTACCTTGGAGCGTAACTACTCAGCCTCTATATAG
- a CDS encoding four helix bundle protein, which translates to MDIYKKAHKLAIEIHEMSLKLPKFEMYEEGSQIRRSSKSVKSTIVEGFGRRRYKAEFVKFLTYSLASCDETRDHLDTLHETESLKDEESYKYFCEEYDHLGRMITNFTKSVELGHKT; encoded by the coding sequence TTGGATATTTATAAGAAGGCTCATAAATTGGCCATAGAAATTCATGAGATGAGTCTGAAGCTGCCAAAGTTTGAGATGTATGAAGAAGGGAGCCAAATAAGAAGATCGAGCAAATCTGTAAAGAGCACTATTGTTGAAGGATTTGGTCGAAGAAGATATAAAGCAGAATTTGTAAAATTTCTAACTTATTCATTGGCTTCTTGTGATGAAACAAGAGATCATTTAGATACTCTGCATGAAACTGAATCGTTAAAAGACGAAGAAAGTTACAAATATTTTTGCGAAGAATATGACCACCTGGGCAGAATGATAACCAATTTTACCAAATCGGTAGAACTCGGACACAAGACTTAA
- a CDS encoding HD domain-containing phosphohydrolase yields the protein MSIYAIVPILGGITSLFLGFFVLSRGTKQEVNKAFCYFALSAAIWCFRYVAGYSIPDKDLAIIWLTGLSISLFFIPATLFHFVLVLTKDNSKIRKRLRTLGYIFSFILIFPTYLGFFIKDAIYVYDSYYPIAGGLTNQLFILFFWFFFIYATYLLYRKYKLASSSIEKNRLKYLFIGICIVILGSIPNFLLASQIFNIYPFGYIANVICVSLIAYAILKYQLMDIHVVIRRSFIYSGLSFMVTMGFLLTIYVFVDLFRYIGIYEDERGNFLPALTSGLIVAIIINPVRSKVQHIVDRTFFRERAALDEAIMALRREITSIKDKESLLRLIITTLSKTMQIENLSVMLWDEARHNYTVHTWLGQQQRISFSQDQPLIYWLRGSKRPLAMFNLEDPAWPSESKAKLKQDLDTLQAYCCLPLISKDKLLGVLNLGSRKKKLGYSQTEIALLSMVTRQAGIALENTGLQEKLKGQLLATVRSLTLAVEAKDPKTRGHSKRAGDLAIRLAQAFNLPPNIVEATRIGVFLHNIGKIGVPEEILRKEAHGLTEDEFWLIKKHPKIGVDIIHPLNLSPETIDIVLHHHERIDGLGYPDGLKGEEIALPTRIAVVADAFAAMTSPRSYRPGMSLEEIRTELQHGAGSQFCPQVVKTLFAIL from the coding sequence ATGAGTATCTATGCTATTGTACCAATTCTAGGGGGGATTACTAGCCTATTCCTTGGATTTTTTGTGCTTTCTAGAGGAACTAAGCAGGAAGTAAATAAGGCTTTTTGCTATTTCGCCCTTTCTGCAGCTATTTGGTGTTTTAGATACGTTGCAGGATATTCTATTCCAGATAAAGATCTTGCTATAATTTGGTTGACAGGCTTGAGTATAAGTCTTTTCTTTATTCCTGCAACTCTTTTTCATTTTGTATTAGTTCTTACTAAAGACAATAGTAAGATAAGAAAAAGATTGCGTACTTTGGGATATATTTTTAGCTTTATTTTAATATTTCCCACATATTTAGGATTTTTTATAAAAGATGCTATCTATGTCTATGATAGCTATTATCCTATAGCAGGAGGATTAACAAACCAGCTTTTCATTTTATTTTTTTGGTTTTTCTTTATATACGCAACTTATCTCCTATATAGAAAATATAAACTTGCCTCATCTTCAATAGAAAAGAACCGTCTTAAGTACTTATTTATTGGAATATGTATAGTTATATTGGGTAGTATACCTAACTTTCTTTTAGCCTCTCAAATTTTTAATATTTATCCATTTGGTTATATAGCTAATGTAATATGTGTCTCCCTTATTGCCTATGCTATTCTTAAATACCAGCTTATGGACATCCATGTGGTCATCCGGAGAAGTTTCATTTACTCCGGCTTAAGCTTTATGGTGACGATGGGCTTTTTATTGACTATCTATGTCTTTGTGGATCTTTTCCGATACATAGGCATCTATGAAGATGAAAGAGGAAATTTTTTACCTGCCCTGACCAGTGGTTTGATTGTTGCGATTATCATCAACCCTGTCCGCAGCAAGGTGCAGCACATAGTTGACCGGACCTTTTTCAGGGAGAGAGCCGCACTGGATGAGGCTATCATGGCCTTAAGAAGAGAGATTACCTCTATTAAAGATAAAGAGTCTTTGCTTAGACTCATCATTACCACTTTATCTAAGACCATGCAGATAGAGAACCTTTCTGTTATGCTGTGGGATGAGGCACGCCATAATTATACTGTTCATACCTGGTTAGGTCAGCAGCAACGTATCTCTTTTTCTCAGGACCAGCCTCTTATTTATTGGCTGAGGGGAAGTAAGAGACCGCTGGCCATGTTCAATTTAGAAGACCCTGCCTGGCCTTCGGAATCGAAGGCTAAATTGAAGCAAGACCTTGACACCCTTCAGGCTTACTGCTGTCTGCCTTTGATCTCCAAAGACAAGCTTTTAGGGGTTCTGAATCTGGGATCAAGAAAAAAGAAACTGGGGTATAGCCAGACAGAGATAGCCCTCCTTTCTATGGTGACCAGGCAGGCAGGTATTGCCCTGGAGAATACGGGACTCCAGGAGAAGTTAAAGGGACAGCTTTTAGCTACCGTTCGATCCTTAACCCTGGCTGTTGAGGCCAAAGATCCAAAAACAAGGGGTCATTCTAAACGGGCCGGTGATCTGGCGATCAGGTTGGCTCAGGCCTTTAATCTTCCGCCTAACATAGTTGAGGCAACCCGCATTGGGGTTTTTTTACATAACATTGGTAAGATCGGTGTCCCAGAAGAGATCCTCCGAAAGGAAGCGCATGGCTTAACCGAGGATGAATTCTGGCTGATCAAGAAACATCCTAAGATTGGGGTTGATATTATTCATCCTCTAAATCTTTCTCCAGAAACAATAGATATTGTTCTTCATCACCATGAAAGGATAGATGGCCTGGGGTATCCTGACGGTCTTAAAGGAGAGGAGATTGCCCTTCCCACCAGGATTGCAGTGGTAGCTGACGCCTTCGCAGCGATGACTTCTCCAAGGTCCTATCGTCCGGGTATGAGTCTTGAGGAAATCAGAACGGAATTGCAACATGGCGCAGGTAGTCAGTTCTGTCCCCAGGTGGTGAAGACACTGTTCGCTATCTTGTGA
- a CDS encoding SRPBCC family protein: MYIENSIVIKANVDKVFEVMADVEKWHEFMLHHKRKVKILSREQNKLLIERDGIIKWKASIIIDRKNKLMKALHLAGVTKGLLAIWKFEEIPEGTKMTLSHTFIPKIPFFGRLKWLIIKKGIERINSLKAVKEKVEG; encoded by the coding sequence TTGTATATCGAAAATTCAATCGTTATTAAAGCTAATGTTGATAAGGTCTTTGAGGTGATGGCTGATGTTGAAAAATGGCATGAGTTTATGCTTCATCACAAGCGAAAAGTAAAAATCCTTAGTAGGGAACAGAATAAATTGTTAATCGAAAGAGATGGAATAATCAAATGGAAAGCATCTATTATTATTGACAGAAAGAATAAGCTAATGAAAGCATTGCATCTTGCAGGAGTAACAAAAGGTTTATTGGCGATATGGAAGTTTGAAGAGATTCCGGAAGGTACCAAAATGACATTATCTCACACCTTTATTCCCAAGATCCCATTTTTCGGAAGGTTGAAATGGCTAATCATAAAGAAGGGGATAGAACGAATAAACAGCTTGAAAGCTGTTAAAGAGAAAGTGGAAGGATAG